CGTTCGGCTTCGTGCCGATGACCTCGTCCTGCAAGTGCTCTTCGGCGCGCTCGGCGTAGTATTCGCAGACCCAGGCGCACTTCTGCACCTCGGAGTGCGACTGCGCGATGGGCTTTCCCATCTCCTCGGTCATCAACTGCGCGTAGCGGTCCTCGTTCTCCCGGAGAACGTCGGCGGCCTCGTTCAATAGCGCCTGCCGCTCGGCGAAGCTGGTCTCCTGCCACGAGTCGGCGGTGCCGGCGGCGCGGTCGAGGAACTCGTCGACCTCCTCGTCGGTGTGGGAGTCGTACGTCTCCAGTTGCTCACCGGTAGCCGGGTTCACACTCTCCATACACGACCTACCGAAGCCACGCGTAAAGTCGTTCTCCGGGCCGCAGTCGGGGGGTCTCCGCCGGCGGCCGAACCCTCTTCAGAAGATGAAGATAAACGCCGTCACAGTCACTGTCGGTACGGTGAAGACGACGTAGACGATCTTGCTCCAACCGAACACCTTCCGGCCGTCGAGCGGGCCGAACGGGATCATGTTGAACGCGGCCAAGAAGAGGTTGATTATCACGCCCAGGTTCGCGACTTCGGCGAGGAATCCGCCCGAGGGGACGACGAAGACGAGCGGCAGAAACAGCAGCGCCAGCACGACGTTGACGGCCGGTCCCGCCAGCGCGATGAGGCCGTGCTGTCGTTCGGTCAGCATCCCGCGGTGGTGAACCGCCCCCGGCGCGGCGAAGATGAAGCCGAGGAACGCGCTCAGAAGCGCCAAGACCAACATACTGTAGTCGGCGCGGAACTCGGCGACCTGCCCGTAGTGGACGGCGACGACCTTGTGCCCCAGTTCGTGGAGGAGGAAGCCGACGCCGGCGGTCAGGAGGCTGACGAGGAGTCCGGAGACGAGCCCCCGTTCGAGGAGCGCGAAGGGGTCGCCACCGGCGAAAAAGAGCGCGAAGGCGACCCCGAGCGCCACCCACGCGACGGCCAGATCACGTATCTCGCGGCCGCTGAAGGTGAGGTTCACGTCAGCACCCCCCAGATGAGTTCGGCGCTGTTACGCGCGCCATCGAGCATCAGGCGCGTAACGGCGTCCACGCCGCCGAGTTCCGCGCCGAACAGCGGCAGGATGTACGTCACGAACAGCAGGCTGGCGACGATGCTCCCGATGTTCGTCATCGCGACGACCATGATGAGCCGAA
This genomic stretch from Haloprofundus salilacus harbors:
- a CDS encoding metalloprotease, with the translated sequence MNLTFSGREIRDLAVAWVALGVAFALFFAGGDPFALLERGLVSGLLVSLLTAGVGFLLHELGHKVVAVHYGQVAEFRADYSMLVLALLSAFLGFIFAAPGAVHHRGMLTERQHGLIALAGPAVNVVLALLFLPLVFVVPSGGFLAEVANLGVIINLFLAAFNMIPFGPLDGRKVFGWSKIVYVVFTVPTVTVTAFIFIF